One Rhizoctonia solani chromosome 1, complete sequence DNA window includes the following coding sequences:
- a CDS encoding RNA recognition motif protein, which translates to MEHTRSHMPHHYTTQSPTSSHSSPQALPKVVSLNTSIWSDGSSPNPNGLRSTDTSEEGASKFFSSRTSSIGSSHSAESTSPPPYSSPTGLSAPVVNDPSYEFQHPNMSAERELHVVLPEAWMDAPYVFQLAHTQGWDILDVHMQPSGAVLVFATAAGAARAFAQVNGSQEGVTWLGISVRVQAHWAGAVGRANEEEAQSYITKPGGGPTPGQLEFSIFVGDLAPETTNADLVAVFRNPLLGLRTDREPRVIRPFTSCRSAKIMVSPETGISKGYGFVRFTDEADQQRALIEMQGLYCLSRPMRLSHATAKSKPNTGGSGAGYNAIEDLDSYVISRAGAHILSTVPDTYGQFSRHSISVPDSYAPRMDMAPPRSRSVNAEELLGGLGVDGSRLLGVEGGRVLGMEGSRALLNSEIASRGGGLSEGARLESARALLGVLNSADPYNTTVFVGGLSGLIAEETLRGFFAPFGEIHYVKIPPGKGCGFVQFVRKADAERAIERMQGYPIGGGKIRLSWGRSQSDKAAQAAAQAAQLGLNLGGLHLNSLSAADSARLFQALEALGYSSVPGNAKPNIGGGLQQGGNNFQGQPGTNSIFPSQGGGHGGQQGGFHLPQQPFSHPQPPFVADGTTSPSGSMSPQQGSFAKSQQGSFGQSAQQLGSMPPQSLYEPSSAGLSRAYTTIGSSFQPFSSEPTSFGRPASGSVPMGHSASATAHLTAHSYPTRQSLAFEPDSFGLPGRERQLTAPAHSGSAGLSHNLKNLNLGLAGMNLSQRREFGLDNSPLTAPLRNNNMNCNQNSGGMKPSVPDNNVYIH; encoded by the exons ATGGAACACACCCGCTCCCACATGCCCCATCATTATACAACACAAAGCCCAACTTCGTCTCATTCTTCGCCGCAAGCCCTGCCCAAAGTCGTCTCGCTGAACACTTCGATATGGAGCGATGGTTCAAGCCCTAATCCGAACGGCTTAAGGTCGACGGATACCAGCGAAGAGGGGGCCTCCAAGTTCTTCTCGAGTCGTACTAGTTCGATTGGCAGCAGTCATAGTGCGGAAAGCACATCACCCCCTC CCTATTCTTCACCGACCGGATTATCTGCTCCTGTCGTCAATGATCCATCTTACGAGTTTCAGCATCCAAATATGAGCGCTGAGCGTGAGCTTCACGTTGTCCTACCAGAGGCCTGGATGGATGCCCCCTATGTCTTCCAGCTCGCCCATACACAGGGTTGGGATATTCTCGATGTCCATATGCAGCCGTCTGGCGCAGTTCTTGTTTTTGCCACTGCCGCCGGTGCCGCGCGTGCATTCGCTCAGGTCAATGGTAGTCAGGAGGGTGTGACTTGGCTCGGTATCAGTGTCCGCGTTCAGGCCCACTGGGCTGGGGCGGTTGGCCGTGCCAACGAAGAGGAGGCCCAATCCTACATCACCAAACCAGGAGGTGGCCCAACGCCTGGA CAACTCGAGTTTAGCATCTTTGTTGGAGACCTTGCCCCGGAAACTACCAACGCCGACCTTGTTGCCGTGTTCCGCAATCCCCTATTAGGTCTTCGTACAGATCGCGAGCCGCGAGTGATAAGACCATTCACGAGCTGCCgcagtgccaagatcatg GTCAGTCCCGAGACTGGCATCAGCAAAGGATATGGTTTTGTACGATTCACAGACGAGGCCGACCAGCAGCGCGCCCTTATCGAAATGCAAGGGCTATATTGCCTATCACGTCCAA TGCGACTTTCCCACGCTACTGCCAAATCGAAACCAAACACTGGCGGCTCAGGAGCAGGCTACAATGCTATTGAAGATCTCGATTCGTATGTCATAAGTCGCGCAGGCGCGCACATCTTGAGCACGGTCCCAGACACATACGGTCAATTTTCCCGACACTCGATTTCCGTCCCTGATTCATATGCCCCTCGGATGGATATGGCCCCTCCTCGATCTAGGAGTGTCAATGCCGAAGAGTTACTTGGTGGCCTTGGGGTCGATGGCAGTCGGTTGTTGGGCGTTGAAGGAGGTCGAGTTCTTGGCATGGAAGGAAGCCGTGCGCTGCTGAATTCAGAGATAGCCTCGCGCGGTGGTGGTTTGAGCGAGGGGGCACGCCTCGAAAGTGCTCGCGCATTGCTCGGTGTACTCAATAGTGCAGACCCGTACAACACCACTGTGTTCGTAGGCGGATTGAGCGGTTTGATTGCCGAGGAAACATTGAGGGGATTCTTCGCCCCGTTTGGGGAGATTCATTAT GTAAAGATTCCTCCTGGAAAAGGATGTGGTTTCGTTCAGTTTGTGCGCAAGGCCGATGCGGAGCGTGCTATCGAGCGGATGCAGGGATACCCAATCGGAGGCGGGAAGATTCGGTTGAGTTGGGGTAGAAGCCAAT CTGACAAGGCTGCTCAAGCTGCTGCCCAGGCTGCCCAGCTCGGGTTAAACTTGGGTGGTCTTCACCTGAACTCGCTCTCAGCAGCTGATTCGGCTCGGCTCTTCCAAGCACTCGAAGCGCTTGGATATTCTAGCGTTCCTGGAAACGCGAAGCCGAACATCGGGGGCGGGCTTCAGCAAGGGGGAAATAACTTCCAAGGTCAACCTGGGACGAACA GCATATTTCCCAGCCAGGGTGGCGGACATGGCGGGCAACAGGGCGGCTTCCACTTGCCTCAGCAGCCGTTTTCACACCCTCAGCCTCCGTTCGTGGCCGATGGAACTACTTCACCTTCGGGATCCATGTCTCCTCAGCAGGGCTCATTTGCAAAGTCGCAACAAGGCTCTTTTGGACAGTCCGCTCAACAACTTGGCTCCATGCCACCACAGTCACTCTACGAACCTAGTTCAGCAGGACTTTCTCGCGCATATACCACCATCGGATCCAGTTTCCAGCCGTTCTCGTCGGAGCCCACTTCGTTTGGTCGCCCTGCTTCCGGATCAGTCCCCATGGGACACTCGGCCAGTGCGACCGCTCACTTGACCGCTCACTCCTATCCTACCCGCCAGTCTCTTGCGTTCGAGCCCGATAGTTTTGGACTCCCGGGTCGCGAAAGGCAGCTAACAGCTCCGGCTCATTCCGGGTCCGCTGGGCTGAGCCATAACTTGAAGAATCTTAACCTAGGGCTGGCCGGAATGAATCTATCTCAGCGTCGCGAGTTCGGCTTGGACAACAGTCCTCTTACCGCCCCTCTTCGTAACAATAACATGAACTGCAACCAGAACAGCGGCGGAATGAAGCCGTCTGTTCCGGACAATAACGTATATATCCACTAG